From the genome of Geminocystis herdmanii PCC 6308, one region includes:
- the hpnI gene encoding bacteriohopanetetrol glucosamine biosynthesis glycosyltransferase HpnI — protein sequence MLNLLSIIFLILTLGSIVYYLYSLYSCHSFFSLENKINPDFSPPISILKPLWGLETNLEENLTSFINQNYPLYQIVFCVRDKDDPVIFLVEELIVKYSQQDLKLVVIDRVIGYNYKVSNLANGFPYCDYDLILIADSDIEVKKDYLSTIVQPLQDEKVGVVTCLYQSFADNYIGIIESLGVAYNFIPNVLTARQLEGINFAFGSSILIRKKVLEKIGNFQRIANSLADDFLLGNLPTKLGYQTVLVNYIVKHHIEKESFDNYFKRQIRWFRCIKVARFKGYLGMIFTFGIVNSFIFSIVLYFNVLSLSLLLITFFLKLILSYNIGFKYLKNITIKNYLGLVVVVDFMQFYIWLIALFGNKIKWKNSQFILNQKGELIFLK from the coding sequence ATGCTTAATTTATTATCGATAATTTTTCTTATTTTAACTCTAGGCTCGATCGTCTATTATTTATATAGTTTGTATTCGTGCCATAGTTTTTTTTCTTTAGAAAATAAGATTAATCCAGACTTTTCTCCCCCTATTTCCATCCTCAAACCTTTATGGGGTTTAGAAACTAATTTAGAAGAAAATTTAACTTCTTTTATTAATCAAAATTACCCTCTATATCAAATTGTTTTTTGTGTACGAGATAAAGATGATCCTGTGATATTCTTAGTAGAAGAATTAATCGTTAAATATTCACAGCAAGATTTAAAATTAGTAGTGATCGATCGAGTCATCGGCTATAATTATAAAGTCAGTAATTTAGCTAATGGTTTTCCCTATTGTGATTATGATTTAATCTTAATTGCTGATAGTGATATAGAAGTTAAAAAAGACTATTTAAGCACGATCGTACAACCTTTACAAGATGAAAAAGTAGGGGTTGTTACTTGTTTATATCAGTCTTTTGCAGATAATTATATCGGCATTATTGAATCGTTAGGGGTAGCTTATAATTTTATTCCTAATGTTTTAACCGCTAGACAATTAGAAGGGATAAACTTTGCATTTGGTTCAAGTATTTTAATCAGGAAAAAAGTCTTAGAAAAAATCGGTAATTTTCAGAGAATAGCTAATAGTTTAGCTGATGATTTTTTGTTAGGGAATTTGCCCACAAAATTAGGTTATCAGACAGTTTTAGTTAATTATATCGTTAAACATCACATCGAAAAAGAAAGTTTTGATAACTATTTTAAAAGACAAATTCGCTGGTTTCGTTGCATCAAAGTTGCACGATTTAAAGGCTATTTAGGCATGATTTTTACCTTCGGTATCGTTAATAGTTTTATTTTTTCGATCGTCCTTTACTTTAATGTTCTTAGTTTATCACTATTATTAATTACTTTTTTCTTAAAATTAATTTTAAGCTATAATATCGGTTTTAAATATTTAAAAAATATAACCATAAAAAACTATTTAGGCTTAGTTGTTGTGGTTGATTTTATGCAATTTTATATTTGGTTAATTGCTTTATTTGGCAATAAAATTAAATGGAAAAATAGTCAATTTATCCTCAATCAAAAAGGAGAATTAATTTTTCTAAAATAA
- a CDS encoding DNA adenine methylase has translation MSSSGVISLQNPKPFLKWVGGKTQLISEIAQLINKIISEKKKKFSYIEPFVGGGAILFHILNQFDKIDNIVINDINYNLVNAYREIQTNYLELIDLLLDIETQYYLLNTVEEKQKFYLAKREVFNSINNYSTEKVALLLLLNKTCFNGLYRVNKKGKFNVPFGKYKKPNICDKDNLISVHHYLQKVKILNGDFQETLNYINKDTIFYLDPPYKPIKLTSSFTSYSEHNFDDQEQIRLKEFCDEIHRQGNYFILSNSDVKNYDSSNNFFDELYKQYNIKRVKARRNINSKGDKRGEIFELLITNF, from the coding sequence ATGTCTTCATCGGGAGTTATTTCTTTACAAAATCCAAAACCTTTTCTCAAATGGGTAGGAGGAAAAACCCAGTTAATTAGTGAAATTGCTCAATTAATTAATAAAATTATTAGTGAAAAAAAGAAGAAATTTAGTTATATTGAACCGTTTGTAGGAGGTGGTGCGATATTATTTCATATTTTAAATCAATTTGACAAAATAGACAATATAGTTATTAATGATATTAATTATAATTTGGTTAATGCTTATCGGGAAATACAAACAAATTATTTAGAATTAATAGATTTATTATTAGATATAGAAACTCAATATTATCTATTAAATACCGTAGAAGAAAAGCAAAAATTTTATTTAGCAAAGAGAGAAGTTTTTAATTCTATTAATAATTATTCTACTGAAAAAGTAGCTTTATTATTATTATTGAATAAAACCTGTTTTAATGGACTCTATAGAGTTAATAAAAAAGGTAAATTTAATGTTCCTTTTGGAAAATATAAAAAACCCAATATTTGTGACAAAGATAATTTAATATCTGTCCATCATTATTTGCAAAAAGTAAAGATTTTAAACGGTGATTTTCAAGAAACTTTAAATTATATAAATAAAGATACTATTTTTTATTTAGATCCCCCTTATAAACCTATTAAATTAACATCTTCTTTTACTTCTTATTCAGAGCATAATTTTGATGATCAAGAACAAATAAGATTAAAAGAATTTTGTGATGAAATCCATAGACAAGGAAACTATTTTATTCTTAGTAACTCTGATGTAAAAAATTATGATAGTTCCAATAACTTTTTTGATGAACTTTATAAGCAATATAATATCAAAAGAGTAAAAGCAAGAAGAAATATTAATTCAAAAGGAGATAAAAGAGGCGAAATTTTTGAACTTCTAATTACCAACTTTTAA
- the pdhA gene encoding pyruvate dehydrogenase (acetyl-transferring) E1 component subunit alpha, producing MATKERTLPKFDNSKVKITKEESLIYYEDMVLGRLFEDKCAEMYYRGRMFGFVHLYNGQEAVSSGIIKSLKPDYDYVCSTYRDHVHALSSGVPAKEVMAELFGKATGCSKGRGGSMHMFSAEHKLLGGYAFVAEGIPVATGTAYQSMYRRLALGDQDFDQVSVCFFGDGASNNGQFFECLNMAALWKLPVIYVVENNKWAIGMAHDRATSQPEIYKKASVFNMEGYEVDGMDLLAVREVAQRAIERARAGEGPTLIEALTYRFRGHSLADPDELRDPQEKEFWNARDPIIKFAKYLTENNIVTQGELDAIDKKVQKTIDEAVEFAEASPEPDPSELYRYIFAED from the coding sequence ATGGCAACAAAAGAAAGAACTCTCCCTAAATTTGATAACTCTAAAGTTAAAATTACTAAAGAAGAAAGTTTAATTTATTACGAAGACATGGTTTTAGGGCGCTTATTTGAAGATAAATGCGCCGAAATGTACTATCGTGGTAGAATGTTTGGCTTTGTTCACCTCTACAATGGACAAGAAGCCGTATCGAGCGGTATTATCAAATCCTTAAAACCAGATTATGACTATGTATGCAGTACCTATCGAGATCATGTTCACGCTTTAAGTAGTGGAGTTCCTGCCAAAGAAGTTATGGCGGAACTTTTCGGGAAAGCTACTGGTTGTAGTAAAGGGCGTGGTGGTTCAATGCATATGTTTTCAGCAGAACATAAATTATTAGGTGGTTATGCCTTTGTAGCCGAAGGTATCCCCGTAGCAACAGGTACAGCTTATCAAAGTATGTATCGCCGTTTAGCTTTAGGTGATCAGGATTTTGATCAAGTGTCCGTATGCTTTTTTGGGGATGGTGCTAGTAATAATGGTCAATTTTTTGAATGTCTCAATATGGCGGCATTATGGAAATTACCTGTCATTTATGTGGTAGAAAACAATAAATGGGCGATCGGGATGGCACACGATCGAGCTACTTCCCAACCAGAAATCTACAAAAAAGCCAGTGTTTTCAATATGGAAGGTTATGAAGTCGATGGTATGGACTTATTAGCCGTCAGAGAGGTAGCTCAAAGAGCTATAGAGAGGGCTAGGGCAGGAGAAGGTCCCACCCTCATCGAAGCCTTAACTTACCGTTTTCGGGGTCATTCCCTCGCCGATCCAGACGAATTAAGAGACCCCCAAGAAAAAGAATTTTGGAACGCCAGAGACCCGATTATCAAATTTGCCAAGTATTTAACGGAAAATAACATTGTCACTCAAGGCGAATTAGATGCCATTGATAAAAAAGTGCAAAAGACGATCGATGAAGCGGTAGAATTTGCCGAAGCTAGTCCAGAACCCGATCCTAGCGAATTATATCGTTATATTTTCGCCGAAGACTAA
- a CDS encoding efflux RND transporter permease subunit yields MNLSFRQRLNISRFAIHHPWLTINFWIAVSVAGLLAFSSLKYALFPDVTFPVIIIRASGNFETVVETEANLTNPIEQSILTLDSIETVSSSTFPNQTVITSIFFAGDSLDNTKQTVEQILETVTLPPYSELEILPYNLNESSAISYVLTSDNLTVEEIANIATEKVIPSLESIEGILKVNVLGLETPDKKDIYPSLIRFNGKEGLGIQIIKRGDGNTLEVVRDVEIAITKLTPSLADSDIQVNIAQTEATYIKEATQATIDTLVLAIILAIVIIFPFLGDIKATLITALAIPISLLGTFIVMAIGNFNLESITLLALALVIGIVVDDAIVDVENIMRHIEAGDSPKQAAIKGSDEIGLTTSASTLTIVAVFLPVALTTGNVGQFFKPFGLTVSAAVIISLLVARTLSPVLAMLWLRKKTGETGRQEDRKTRREGRFIFNLQSMGDRVVEKYRNLLIWSLSHRKIVLLIALISFVVGIALIPLIPQGFIPQLDRGEFNVIYTSDLPQIPRGWNVNQNQEKETSVTDNSSFSWLGEVSQNPEGFLLRRSRRVGDNIEASILEILDVESTFNIVGFRGQPNKGKIYVKLRKDRILTTAQVQNKIRENLPAVKGVNISVEDIKFVDTGDEKPFSFALQGENLTSLFETASKVKASLDSLSGLTDLTISPALPENIDNIPTIEHFNGVRSITFSANMAEGYVLGDLTAEVVNTISPLLPSDVNISLGGDYGRMKEVARQFTIIFILSIVFMLSLLWALFGSLLEPLVVGFTLPLSIVGAMVALLITQSDFGMISLIGVIFLLGLLDKNALLLIDYAKQQRKKGMVREDAIVLTGMTRLRPILMTTFSTILGMLPIALGWGVGAELRQPMAVAIIGGLITSTLLSLIIVPVFYSSIEDFWLKILNKKLDN; encoded by the coding sequence ATGAATCTTTCTTTTCGTCAACGATTAAATATCTCTCGGTTTGCGATACATCACCCTTGGTTAACTATTAATTTTTGGATAGCCGTTAGCGTAGCGGGGTTATTAGCTTTTTCTTCCCTTAAATATGCTTTGTTTCCAGATGTGACTTTTCCCGTTATCATTATCCGCGCTTCGGGTAACTTCGAGACGGTAGTAGAAACAGAAGCCAACTTGACAAATCCCATCGAGCAGTCTATACTTACTCTTGATTCGATCGAAACGGTGTCATCTTCAACCTTTCCCAATCAAACAGTCATCACATCGATTTTTTTTGCCGGAGATAGCCTCGACAACACAAAGCAAACCGTTGAGCAAATACTTGAAACTGTCACGTTACCACCATACAGCGAGCTGGAGATACTCCCCTATAACTTAAATGAGTCGTCAGCTATCAGTTATGTCTTAACTAGCGATAACTTAACCGTTGAGGAAATAGCAAATATCGCCACAGAAAAAGTTATCCCCTCCTTAGAATCTATCGAAGGTATTCTCAAGGTAAATGTTTTAGGATTGGAAACCCCCGACAAAAAAGATATATATCCTTCCCTAATTCGTTTCAATGGAAAAGAAGGCTTAGGTATTCAAATTATTAAACGAGGAGATGGCAATACTTTAGAGGTGGTTAGAGATGTAGAAATTGCCATCACAAAATTAACTCCCTCTTTAGCTGACAGTGATATTCAGGTAAATATTGCGCAAACGGAGGCTACTTATATCAAAGAAGCCACCCAAGCCACGATCGACACCTTAGTTTTAGCTATTATTTTAGCAATAGTGATCATATTTCCGTTTTTGGGTGACATAAAAGCAACCCTTATCACCGCCTTAGCCATTCCCATTTCTTTATTAGGCACATTTATTGTCATGGCGATAGGAAACTTTAACTTAGAAAGCATCACATTATTAGCTTTAGCCTTAGTTATCGGTATCGTAGTCGATGATGCCATTGTGGATGTCGAAAATATTATGCGTCACATTGAAGCAGGAGACTCCCCTAAACAAGCAGCTATCAAAGGTAGTGACGAGATTGGCTTAACCACTTCCGCATCAACTTTAACTATTGTCGCCGTATTTCTTCCCGTTGCCTTGACAACTGGAAATGTAGGGCAATTTTTTAAACCCTTTGGTTTAACGGTGTCTGCTGCCGTCATCATTTCTTTACTGGTGGCGCGCACTCTTTCTCCTGTTTTAGCGATGCTATGGCTAAGGAAGAAGACTGGGGAGACAGGCAGACAGGAAGACAGGAAGACAAGGAGAGAGGGGAGATTTATTTTCAATTTGCAATCTATGGGCGATCGAGTGGTCGAAAAATATCGTAATCTATTGATATGGTCATTATCTCATCGTAAAATTGTCTTACTGATTGCTTTAATTAGCTTTGTCGTGGGTATTGCCTTAATTCCTTTGATTCCTCAAGGTTTTATTCCTCAATTAGACAGGGGAGAGTTTAACGTTATCTACACTAGCGACTTACCGCAAATTCCTAGGGGGTGGAATGTTAATCAAAATCAAGAAAAAGAAACCTCCGTTACGGATAACTCTAGTTTTAGTTGGTTAGGGGAAGTTAGTCAAAATCCAGAGGGTTTCTTGTTGAGAAGAAGTCGCCGAGTTGGTGATAATATCGAAGCCTCTATTTTAGAAATTCTTGATGTGGAATCCACTTTTAATATTGTCGGTTTTCGTGGGCAACCGAATAAGGGTAAAATCTATGTGAAGTTAAGAAAGGATAGAATTTTGACGACTGCGCAGGTACAAAATAAGATAAGGGAAAATTTACCAGCGGTTAAAGGTGTCAATATTAGTGTTGAGGATATAAAATTTGTTGACACTGGTGACGAGAAACCTTTTTCTTTTGCTTTACAGGGGGAAAATCTGACTTCTCTTTTTGAAACTGCTAGTAAGGTTAAGGCTTCCCTTGATAGTCTTTCGGGGTTAACGGATTTAACAATATCTCCTGCTTTACCTGAAAATATTGATAATATCCCTACCATAGAACATTTTAACGGAGTTCGATCGATCACTTTTTCGGCAAATATGGCGGAGGGTTATGTGTTAGGAGATTTAACCGCAGAAGTTGTTAATACCATCTCCCCTTTATTGCCTTCGGATGTAAATATCTCTTTAGGGGGTGACTATGGCAGAATGAAGGAAGTTGCCCGACAGTTTACTATTATCTTTATCCTCTCGATCGTGTTTATGTTATCGTTACTATGGGCGTTATTCGGTAGTTTACTCGAACCTTTGGTAGTCGGTTTTACTTTACCTTTATCCATTGTCGGCGCTATGGTGGCTTTACTTATCACCCAAAGCGATTTCGGTATGATTTCTCTCATCGGAGTCATTTTCTTACTGGGATTACTCGACAAAAATGCCTTACTTTTAATCGACTATGCGAAACAACAACGCAAAAAAGGGATGGTTCGGGAAGATGCTATAGTTTTAACAGGCATGACAAGACTGCGCCCTATTTTAATGACAACTTTTTCTACTATCCTAGGAATGTTACCCATTGCCTTAGGGTGGGGGGTTGGCGCGGAATTAAGACAACCGATGGCGGTGGCTATCATTGGTGGTTTAATCACTTCTACCCTTCTTAGTCTGATTATTGTACCTGTTTTTTACAGCTCGATCGAAGATTTCTGGTTAAAAATTCTTAACAAAAAACTAGATAACTAG
- a CDS encoding NUDIX hydrolase, translating into MKRHWQFISAVLKIIFRHPILGVTLVPVLPNGDIVLVYRRDTKQWSLPGGMVDWGEDIPTTIERELKEETGLDLVTMGRLVGIYSAHDRDPRLHSISILIETQVTGEMMVKDTWEILDVKAFSKENLPLGNLAHDHDRQIQDYLSENNLSPKIC; encoded by the coding sequence ATGAAGCGTCATTGGCAATTTATTTCAGCCGTATTAAAAATAATTTTCCGTCACCCCATACTAGGGGTAACTCTTGTACCCGTTTTGCCTAATGGTGATATTGTTTTAGTTTATCGCCGTGATACAAAACAATGGAGTTTACCCGGTGGTATGGTGGATTGGGGCGAAGACATACCAACTACGATCGAACGGGAATTGAAAGAAGAAACGGGATTAGATTTAGTGACAATGGGTCGTTTAGTTGGGATATATTCAGCACACGATCGAGACCCTCGTCTTCATTCTATCTCTATACTAATAGAAACCCAAGTAACAGGAGAAATGATGGTAAAAGATACTTGGGAAATTTTGGATGTGAAAGCCTTTTCTAAAGAGAATCTCCCTTTGGGAAATTTAGCCCATGATCACGATCGACAAATTCAAGATTATTTAAGTGAAAATAATCTTAGCCCAAAAATATGTTAG
- the murJ gene encoding murein biosynthesis integral membrane protein MurJ → MNSKKSLASIAGIVALATFISKIFGLVREQIVAAAFGVGAVVNAYAYAYVIPGFLLILLGGINGPFHSSLVSVLAKRSQKDAAPLIETITTLVSTILLVVTIILVIYADKFIDLLAPGLTTEVRNMAILQLQIMAPLAVFAGLIGIGFGSLNASDQYWLPSISPLFSSLTIVIGVGGLFWFLGDKINAPEYIQFGSIMLAGTTLAGGLWQWLAQQITQIKLGISTLKLRFDWGRDGVNDVMKVMAPATLSSGMLHINVYTDLYFASYIENAAAAMRYANFVVLTPLGIISNMILVPFLPVFSRLASPENWDELKMRIRQGLILTALTMFPLTAIFTALSNPIVTVIYERGVFKSSDSGIVAPVLLAYGTGMFFYLARDVLVRVFYALGDGQTPFKISIINIFVNLILDYFLVKQFQTQGLVFSTIGVNIFSIIALIWILHKRLNSLPLKQWLFIFLGLVLATIISSFGCWGTNQLLVSLWDEKGLLIQLINLTISSFIALGIFLLIIMPLKLPELQILFTKISGKFSR, encoded by the coding sequence GTGAACAGTAAAAAATCCTTAGCCAGTATAGCTGGAATTGTAGCCTTAGCAACATTTATTAGTAAGATATTTGGCTTAGTACGAGAGCAAATCGTTGCCGCCGCCTTTGGAGTTGGTGCTGTCGTCAATGCCTATGCCTATGCCTATGTCATACCCGGATTTTTGTTAATTTTGTTAGGAGGAATTAACGGTCCTTTTCATAGTTCTCTTGTAAGTGTTTTAGCAAAAAGAAGCCAAAAAGATGCTGCCCCTCTCATTGAAACTATTACCACCCTTGTTAGTACAATATTATTAGTTGTCACCATCATATTAGTTATTTATGCCGATAAATTTATTGATTTATTAGCCCCCGGATTAACCACAGAAGTTCGGAATATGGCAATTTTACAACTGCAAATTATGGCACCCTTAGCAGTTTTTGCCGGATTAATTGGCATCGGTTTTGGTAGTTTAAACGCCTCAGATCAATATTGGCTACCAAGTATTAGCCCTCTTTTTTCTAGCCTAACAATTGTTATTGGTGTCGGCGGTTTATTCTGGTTTTTAGGAGATAAAATTAACGCCCCTGAGTATATTCAATTTGGCAGTATCATGTTAGCAGGAACTACCCTAGCTGGAGGACTTTGGCAATGGTTAGCACAACAAATAACCCAGATAAAACTTGGTATTAGTACCTTAAAATTACGTTTTGATTGGGGTAGAGATGGAGTAAATGACGTGATGAAAGTTATGGCACCTGCAACTCTTTCTTCAGGAATGCTACATATTAATGTTTATACAGATTTATATTTTGCTTCCTATATCGAAAATGCAGCCGCAGCAATGCGCTACGCTAACTTTGTCGTTTTAACTCCTTTGGGTATTATTTCTAATATGATATTAGTGCCATTTTTACCCGTATTTTCTCGTTTAGCAAGTCCCGAAAATTGGGATGAATTGAAAATGAGAATCCGTCAAGGCTTGATTTTAACGGCTTTAACCATGTTTCCTTTAACTGCTATTTTTACCGCTTTATCTAATCCGATCGTAACAGTAATTTATGAACGTGGTGTGTTCAAATCTTCCGATTCAGGCATTGTCGCACCAGTATTATTAGCCTATGGAACGGGAATGTTTTTTTACTTAGCTAGGGATGTTTTAGTTAGAGTTTTTTATGCTTTAGGAGATGGCCAAACACCCTTTAAAATTAGTATAATTAATATTTTTGTCAATCTTATTTTAGATTATTTTTTAGTTAAACAATTTCAAACTCAAGGTTTAGTTTTTAGTACGATCGGAGTAAACATTTTTTCCATAATTGCTCTGATTTGGATATTACATAAACGGTTAAATAGTTTACCCTTAAAACAATGGTTATTTATTTTCTTAGGTTTAGTGTTAGCTACTATTATTTCTAGTTTTGGCTGTTGGGGAACTAATCAATTATTAGTATCTTTATGGGATGAAAAAGGTTTATTAATTCAATTAATTAATTTAACTATATCCAGTTTCATCGCCTTAGGTATTTTCTTGTTAATAATCATGCCTTTAAAATTACCAGAATTACAGATTTTATTCACTAAAATTAGTGGCAAATTTTCTCGTTAA
- the ychF gene encoding redox-regulated ATPase YchF, with the protein MLRAGIVGLPNVGKSTLFNAVVANAKADAANFPFCTIEPNVGVVAVPDERLEVLAKISKSVKIVPTRIEFVDIAGLVKGASKGEGLGNQFLANIREVDAIIHVVRCFDDDDIIHVSGSVDPVRDIEVINLELALADLTQVEKRVERLRKQAKNNKEAAEEMEILERILPILNDGKPARLLELTPEEEIIVKPLGLLTSKPVIYAANVTDEDLASGNEWVEQVKQQVASENAKVVVVSAQVESELVELSSEEKAEFLDSLGVKEGGLQSLIKATYELLGLRTYLTTGETETRAWTIIAGMKAPQAAGVIHTDFERGFIRAETVAYEDLVKTGSMATAKEQGLVRSEGKEYIVKEGDVMLFRFNV; encoded by the coding sequence ATGTTAAGAGCTGGAATTGTGGGATTGCCGAATGTGGGTAAATCCACCTTATTTAACGCTGTAGTGGCTAATGCGAAGGCGGATGCCGCAAACTTCCCTTTTTGCACGATCGAGCCTAATGTGGGGGTTGTAGCCGTGCCTGATGAACGTTTGGAGGTGTTAGCTAAAATCTCTAAAAGTGTTAAGATTGTACCCACTCGTATAGAATTTGTGGACATTGCAGGATTAGTCAAAGGTGCATCGAAAGGGGAAGGTTTAGGAAATCAATTTTTGGCAAATATTCGGGAAGTGGATGCCATTATTCATGTGGTAAGATGTTTCGATGATGATGATATTATCCACGTTTCTGGTTCAGTTGATCCTGTTAGGGATATTGAAGTTATCAATTTAGAATTAGCTTTAGCAGACTTAACTCAAGTGGAGAAGCGAGTAGAGAGATTGAGAAAACAGGCAAAAAATAATAAAGAAGCGGCTGAAGAAATGGAAATTTTAGAGCGGATTTTGCCGATTCTTAACGATGGTAAACCTGCCAGATTGTTAGAATTAACTCCAGAGGAGGAAATCATTGTTAAGCCTTTGGGATTGTTGACTTCTAAACCTGTGATTTATGCGGCGAATGTCACTGATGAGGATTTAGCTAGTGGTAACGAATGGGTAGAGCAGGTTAAACAACAAGTTGCGTCAGAAAATGCTAAGGTGGTGGTAGTTTCTGCACAGGTGGAATCAGAATTAGTTGAGTTATCTTCTGAAGAAAAAGCAGAATTTTTAGACTCCTTAGGGGTAAAAGAAGGGGGTTTGCAGTCGTTAATTAAAGCGACATACGAGCTACTTGGATTGCGTACCTATCTTACCACAGGGGAGACGGAAACCAGAGCATGGACTATTATAGCAGGAATGAAAGCACCCCAAGCGGCGGGAGTTATTCATACTGATTTTGAAAGGGGTTTTATTCGGGCAGAAACTGTTGCCTATGAAGATTTAGTGAAAACTGGTAGCATGGCGACGGCAAAAGAACAAGGTTTGGTTCGATCGGAAGGAAAGGAGTATATTGTAAAAGAGGGAGATGTTATGTTATTCCGTTTCAATGTTTAA
- a CDS encoding LL-diaminopimelate aminotransferase, with translation MQLSERIKSLEKNVFADMDKAKTEAKLQGKTIIDLSLGSSDLPTPKHIISSIEQSLNNTENHGYLLHGGTAEFRKVVANWYEKRFGIFVDWQTEVLPLIGCQEGTAHLPLAILNTGDYALLLDPGYPSHAGGIYLAGGQIYTMALLAENNFLPQFNEIPQEILNQAKMMVLNYPHNPTSATASLEFFESAVEFCKNNHLVLVHDFPYMDIVFDENKPPSVLQVDTKKEVSIEFFTFSKSYNMGGFRIGFAIGNSQLITALKQIKSVVDFNQYKGILEGAITALTSSQKCVEETVKTYQERRDFLIAELNKIGWNVPKPSATLYVWAKLPKQWEKNSIDFCIELVKQTGVALSPGAGFGDNGEGYVRFALVKSPEILQEAIEKIAIFMNK, from the coding sequence ATGCAGTTATCAGAAAGAATAAAATCTTTAGAAAAAAATGTTTTTGCTGATATGGATAAAGCAAAAACTGAAGCTAAATTACAGGGAAAAACTATTATAGATTTGTCTTTAGGCTCATCAGATTTACCTACTCCTAAACATATCATAAGTTCGATCGAACAATCTTTAAATAATACTGAAAATCATGGTTATTTATTACATGGTGGCACAGCAGAATTTAGAAAAGTTGTTGCTAATTGGTATGAAAAAAGATTCGGTATTTTTGTGGATTGGCAAACAGAAGTTTTACCTTTAATTGGTTGTCAAGAAGGCACTGCTCATTTACCTTTAGCTATTCTTAATACAGGAGATTACGCATTATTACTTGATCCGGGCTATCCTTCCCATGCAGGAGGAATTTATCTTGCAGGAGGGCAAATTTATACTATGGCTTTATTAGCTGAAAATAATTTTTTACCTCAATTTAATGAGATTCCTCAAGAGATTTTAAATCAGGCAAAAATGATGGTTTTAAATTATCCCCATAATCCCACCAGTGCCACCGCTTCTTTAGAATTTTTTGAGTCTGCTGTAGAATTTTGTAAAAATAATCATCTCGTTTTAGTCCATGATTTCCCCTATATGGATATTGTTTTTGACGAAAATAAACCCCCTTCAGTTTTACAAGTTGATACTAAAAAAGAGGTTTCGATCGAATTTTTTACCTTCTCAAAATCCTATAATATGGGCGGTTTTAGAATCGGTTTCGCCATCGGTAATTCTCAATTAATTACTGCATTAAAACAGATTAAATCTGTAGTGGACTTTAATCAATATAAAGGCATTTTAGAAGGTGCAATTACCGCCTTAACATCCTCTCAAAAATGTGTAGAAGAAACCGTCAAAACTTATCAAGAAAGGAGAGATTTTTTAATAGCCGAATTAAATAAAATTGGTTGGAATGTACCGAAACCTTCAGCAACTTTATATGTATGGGCAAAACTACCTAAACAATGGGAAAAAAACTCGATCGATTTTTGTATAGAATTAGTGAAACAAACAGGAGTGGCTTTGTCTCCTGGGGCTGGTTTTGGTGATAATGGAGAAGGTTATGTGAGATTTGCCTTAGTCAAATCTCCTGAAATTTTACAAGAAGCAATAGAAAAAATAGCTATTTTTATGAATAAATAA